The following are encoded together in the Rhodothermaceae bacterium genome:
- the rocF gene encoding arginase produces the protein MNQQLRDIRLIGVPMDLGQDLRGVDVGPSALRYAGLADRLRRLGHRVTDCGNIPTALRASLDAYDDYVEPIRDTCNLLYKEVRRTLARGQFPLVMGGDHSIAIGSIGGATHDGPKGIIWIDAHADYNTPASSPSGNIHGMPMAVLCGSGSERLTSVGRSGPKLRSEDIAMIALRDLDVAERRILQESRMGIYTMRDIDERGIAAVVKSALNQLEHCESLHVSFDVDSVDPYFAPGVGTPVEGGLRPREAHLLMELIAEDGRLASAEVVEINPIIDERNRTAELAANLLASLLGKTIL, from the coding sequence ATGAATCAACAACTTCGAGATATCCGTCTGATTGGAGTCCCAATGGATCTGGGCCAAGATTTACGTGGAGTAGATGTGGGACCCAGTGCACTTCGTTATGCTGGGCTTGCAGATCGTCTACGCCGATTGGGACATCGAGTGACTGATTGCGGAAACATTCCTACCGCACTTCGGGCCTCGCTCGATGCGTATGATGACTATGTTGAACCGATCCGGGATACCTGCAATCTGTTGTATAAAGAGGTTCGCCGTACACTCGCTCGGGGACAATTCCCTCTGGTCATGGGAGGCGATCATTCAATTGCGATTGGAAGTATCGGAGGGGCAACCCATGATGGACCGAAAGGGATTATCTGGATTGATGCGCATGCAGATTATAATACTCCCGCATCTTCACCCAGCGGAAATATTCATGGAATGCCAATGGCAGTTCTTTGCGGATCTGGATCCGAGCGATTGACCAGCGTGGGGCGCTCCGGCCCAAAACTGCGCTCAGAAGATATTGCAATGATTGCGCTGCGCGATCTGGACGTAGCAGAGCGCCGCATTTTGCAGGAATCCCGGATGGGCATCTATACGATGCGGGACATTGATGAGCGTGGCATTGCCGCGGTTGTAAAATCGGCCCTCAACCAGCTTGAACACTGTGAAAGTCTGCATGTCAGCTTTGACGTAGACAGCGTCGATCCATATTTTGCACCAGGAGTCGGAACGCCCGTTGAGGGTGGTCTCCGCCCACGAGAAGCACACCTGCTGATGGAACTGATTGCAGAAGATGGTCGCTTGGCCTCGGCAGAAGTCGTCGAGATCAACCCCATTATCGATGAGCGGAACCGTACTGCCGAACTGGCTGCCAACCTTTTGGCATCCCTCTTGGGGAAAACGATCCTCTAA
- a CDS encoding metal-dependent transcriptional regulator: MLSPAIQDYLKVIFLIQEENVVVTTTDIARAMNVSAASVTGMIKRLDRMKLVVHESYKGVTLTEAGEKIALEIIRHHRLLETYLREILGYSWEKMHDEAEHLEHHISEDFEERIDALLGYPTHDPHGHPIPTQDLKMVRAKTVALSDAPTAQPLAIHHLSDTDTSLLGLLEDIGLMPGCEVRIVRRQRNGMIVRVENRGEVSITEKISGSVYVMA; this comes from the coding sequence ATGCTTAGCCCGGCCATCCAGGATTATCTAAAAGTGATCTTTTTGATCCAGGAAGAGAATGTTGTGGTCACGACCACGGATATTGCTCGTGCAATGAATGTGTCAGCCGCATCTGTGACAGGTATGATTAAGCGCCTGGATAGAATGAAGCTAGTAGTGCATGAATCCTATAAGGGAGTCACGCTCACAGAGGCCGGAGAAAAAATTGCGTTGGAAATCATTCGCCATCACCGACTCCTAGAAACCTACCTCAGAGAAATCCTGGGTTACTCCTGGGAAAAGATGCATGATGAGGCAGAACATCTGGAGCATCATATATCTGAGGATTTTGAAGAGCGCATAGATGCTCTGTTGGGGTATCCAACCCATGACCCGCATGGGCATCCGATTCCGACACAGGATCTCAAGATGGTCCGTGCAAAGACCGTCGCACTCTCAGATGCTCCCACCGCTCAGCCGCTGGCGATTCATCACCTCTCGGATACAGATACAAGCTTATTGGGTTTGTTGGAAGATATTGGCCTAATGCCAGGATGTGAGGTCCGTATCGTTAGACGACAGAGGAATGGGATGATCGTTAGAGTCGAGAATCGGGGAGAAGTGTCGATCACGGAAAAAATTTCTGGCAGCGTATATGTGATGGCTTAG
- the mnmD gene encoding tRNA (5-methylaminomethyl-2-thiouridine)(34)-methyltransferase MnmD, which yields MAQLLEIRATQDSSRTLYSNQYQQSFHSMHGALAEAKHVFLEGARLTELFKSRKELAILEVGFGAGLNWLLTASLALRHHVSVTYTGLDLQIPGADLLSQLSYADLIRDPSLAEHLIQWRRTFDGEIPCGTYQLPYESDSVLQLHIGEATAANFSPNTYDCIYLDAFDPRVNPELWTLDFIQKLYDALRDGSCLVTYSAAGHVRRALVASGFSVIRRPGPPGKREVLAAWKPKPTAP from the coding sequence ATGGCCCAGCTTCTCGAAATCCGTGCAACCCAAGACAGTAGCCGGACTTTATACAGCAACCAGTATCAGCAATCATTCCATTCAATGCACGGTGCTTTGGCGGAGGCTAAACACGTGTTTCTTGAAGGTGCCCGATTGACAGAACTATTCAAATCCAGGAAGGAGCTCGCCATTTTGGAGGTCGGCTTCGGCGCAGGGCTGAACTGGCTCCTAACTGCGTCGCTTGCCTTGCGCCATCACGTCTCCGTCACATACACTGGATTAGATTTGCAAATACCCGGTGCTGACCTATTGTCCCAGTTGAGCTACGCAGATCTGATCCGAGACCCCTCGCTTGCAGAGCATCTCATTCAATGGCGACGAACGTTTGATGGAGAAATCCCTTGCGGCACCTATCAACTACCTTACGAATCCGACAGCGTCCTCCAATTGCATATCGGCGAAGCTACCGCTGCCAACTTTTCTCCCAATACTTACGACTGCATCTATCTGGATGCCTTTGATCCACGGGTAAACCCCGAGCTTTGGACATTGGATTTTATTCAGAAATTATATGATGCTCTACGTGATGGCAGCTGCCTTGTAACCTATTCTGCTGCCGGTCATGTCCGGCGTGCACTTGTCGCAAGTGGATTCTCGGTGATTCGCCGACCTGGACCACCCGGAAAACGAGAGGTACTTGCGGCATGGAAACCCAAACCTACTGCTCCGTGA
- a CDS encoding DUF126 domain-containing protein, translating into MGHVVHGTALVEGNGSGPLLVSDTPLSFWGGYNQFTGEVIDRRHPLSGKIATGCMLAIPASRGSSTTTAVLLEAIRRGTAPAALITSQADTFLVLASVVADELYQKPIPVLALEAEAFKLLNSGQYAALDQSGKLTVTEQ; encoded by the coding sequence ATGGGACATGTAGTACACGGGACAGCGCTCGTAGAGGGGAACGGTTCCGGTCCACTTCTAGTGAGCGATACGCCGCTTAGTTTCTGGGGCGGCTACAACCAGTTTACAGGAGAGGTGATTGATCGTCGGCACCCATTATCGGGGAAAATTGCAACGGGCTGTATGTTGGCAATTCCTGCTTCAAGAGGCTCGAGCACGACCACTGCAGTCCTGCTGGAAGCGATACGAAGAGGTACTGCGCCCGCAGCTTTGATCACAAGTCAGGCGGACACATTTCTGGTACTTGCCTCAGTAGTTGCAGATGAGCTTTACCAGAAACCGATACCGGTACTAGCCTTGGAGGCCGAAGCGTTCAAGTTGCTCAATAGTGGTCAGTATGCAGCGTTGGATCAAAGTGGAAAGCTCACGGTCACGGAGCAGTAG
- a CDS encoding DUF521 domain-containing protein produces MNLTLRDQADLHGEHGKARQMAMRILVRMLPVFGAQKFLDITAAHIDSSLFQGDATLEYAERLSGWGAKVVVPTTLNVSGVDEHGWRRWAVPADWAEKARKQMVAYQSMGCKPTWTCAPYQESERPVLGQQVAWGESSAVVFVNSVLGARTARYPDLLDICAAITGRAPAAGLHLEENRRGQLLYHLRGIPPALLEDDSFYGVLGHLIGMDAGTFVPVIEGLDVAPGEDNLKALGAAMASAGTVALYHIIGVTPEAPDRNTVFCGKPPLRSTAITMDILRTVRNELTTTDNDQLDMIALGSPHFSLNEFALLSKLVMGKCKHERVQFLITASRVVRTLADRAGYLEVIRRFGGTVTVDTCILTSPMLPDSINVLMTNSAKYAYYAPGLLGTRVVYGSLEDCVQSAILGRIEIDSTRWDM; encoded by the coding sequence ATGAATCTGACGTTAAGGGATCAGGCGGATTTGCACGGTGAACACGGGAAGGCCCGGCAGATGGCCATGCGGATCCTCGTGCGCATGTTACCGGTCTTCGGGGCCCAAAAATTTTTGGATATCACTGCTGCGCACATCGACAGCTCGCTGTTTCAGGGGGATGCAACGCTTGAATATGCGGAGCGGCTATCAGGTTGGGGAGCGAAGGTCGTCGTTCCGACAACCTTGAATGTGAGCGGGGTGGATGAACATGGATGGAGACGCTGGGCTGTGCCCGCGGATTGGGCGGAAAAAGCCCGAAAGCAGATGGTTGCCTATCAGTCCATGGGATGCAAGCCTACCTGGACCTGCGCCCCATATCAGGAAAGCGAACGTCCAGTTCTCGGACAGCAAGTGGCATGGGGAGAATCCAGTGCTGTCGTATTCGTTAATTCAGTTTTGGGGGCAAGGACAGCACGTTATCCCGATCTTCTGGATATATGTGCGGCGATTACAGGTCGCGCTCCGGCAGCAGGCCTACATCTGGAGGAGAACCGGCGAGGGCAACTGCTCTACCACCTCAGAGGCATTCCGCCCGCTCTTCTGGAAGATGATAGTTTTTATGGAGTATTGGGGCATCTAATTGGCATGGATGCCGGAACATTTGTTCCGGTGATCGAAGGACTGGATGTAGCTCCAGGCGAAGATAACCTGAAAGCGCTGGGAGCGGCAATGGCATCTGCGGGGACAGTCGCGCTTTATCACATCATTGGAGTTACTCCCGAGGCTCCTGATAGGAACACAGTATTTTGTGGAAAGCCTCCCCTTCGCAGCACGGCGATCACGATGGACATTTTGCGTACCGTGCGCAACGAGTTAACCACGACAGATAACGACCAACTGGATATGATTGCTCTGGGGAGTCCTCATTTTTCTTTGAATGAGTTTGCTTTATTATCAAAACTTGTAATGGGGAAATGCAAGCATGAGCGGGTCCAGTTTTTGATTACTGCAAGCCGCGTGGTACGTACACTTGCAGATAGGGCGGGGTATCTGGAGGTGATCAGGCGTTTTGGAGGAACTGTGACGGTTGATACATGCATCCTAACCAGTCCGATGCTTCCCGATTCCATCAATGTGTTGATGACGAATTCCGCGAAATATGCCTATTACGCGCCTGGGTTGTTGGGAACCCGTGTGGTATACGGATCGCTCGAAGACTGTGTCCAATCAGCCATATTGGGTAGAATTGAAATCGATTCAACGCGATGGGACATGTAG
- a CDS encoding DNA repair exonuclease yields the protein MAPLKYPLNALIKLLCLGDAHLGRYPSRVPTDKSSLSVRAVWRRAVTEAIDNDVDAVILTGDMADNNNSYFEAYGALRSEISRLSQYNIPVVAVAGNHDHEVLPRLAESMPDDNLTLLGQGGTWEEKIVKARSGRSLRCVGWSFPSAHYDRSPLDIFNLPQSEYFTVGIVHGALESQSKFAPLAKRDLDAHPVDLWLLGHVHAPKLHEDRRAPVLYPGSPQPLDPGEPGTHGPWMITIDDDNHIQAEQLPLASVRYEEIVIDVSGREKIGDIDTSIVEQLEESTAELTKNYPLLQYLSCRLILDGQTRLHRALSTEGFANTDSYDRQVNQCRIVIDKVSINTVPNRDLQEIAQLKNDPPGILARWLLKLENTDDHDLISDARDSAKTVYSSTGFKTLGEKEPDPETLTRLVNQHALLLLDELLAQKEDND from the coding sequence ATTGCGCCCTTGAAGTACCCCCTAAATGCTTTGATCAAACTTCTTTGTCTTGGTGATGCCCACTTGGGGCGTTATCCATCCAGGGTTCCTACTGACAAATCATCATTATCGGTCCGTGCCGTCTGGAGACGAGCCGTTACAGAAGCCATTGACAATGATGTTGACGCCGTGATTCTGACGGGAGATATGGCCGACAACAACAATTCGTACTTTGAAGCCTATGGAGCACTTCGAAGCGAAATTTCCAGGCTGAGCCAATATAATATTCCTGTAGTCGCAGTCGCAGGAAATCACGACCACGAAGTCCTTCCCCGACTCGCTGAATCAATGCCTGATGACAATCTTACATTGCTCGGGCAAGGCGGAACCTGGGAGGAAAAAATAGTGAAAGCCCGGTCTGGTCGATCCCTTCGTTGCGTTGGCTGGTCCTTCCCCAGTGCCCATTATGATCGGTCGCCTCTGGATATTTTCAACCTGCCGCAGAGTGAATATTTTACGGTCGGGATTGTCCACGGAGCTCTGGAGAGTCAGAGCAAGTTCGCCCCGTTAGCCAAACGAGACCTAGATGCTCACCCCGTCGACCTATGGCTACTTGGACACGTCCACGCTCCCAAACTTCATGAAGATCGCAGGGCTCCGGTCCTGTATCCAGGATCCCCTCAACCTTTGGATCCCGGTGAGCCTGGTACTCATGGCCCATGGATGATTACAATTGATGATGATAATCATATTCAGGCTGAGCAACTCCCGCTGGCATCCGTACGCTATGAAGAGATTGTGATTGATGTATCAGGTCGGGAGAAGATCGGGGACATAGACACCTCCATAGTGGAGCAGCTTGAGGAATCTACCGCAGAGCTGACCAAAAATTATCCTCTGCTCCAATATCTCTCCTGCCGACTGATACTTGACGGACAAACGCGGTTACACCGCGCACTGTCCACCGAAGGCTTTGCCAATACCGACAGCTATGATCGACAAGTCAATCAATGCAGAATTGTCATTGATAAAGTTTCCATTAACACCGTACCAAACCGCGATCTGCAGGAAATCGCACAACTCAAAAATGATCCACCGGGTATACTCGCACGGTGGCTCTTGAAGCTCGAAAATACTGACGATCATGACTTAATTAGCGATGCGCGTGACTCCGCAAAGACGGTATATAGCAGCACCGGATTCAAAACCCTTGGTGAAAAAGAACCCGACCCAGAGACGCTTACCAGACTGGTGAACCAGCATGCGTTACTTCTTCTTGATGAACTCCTGGCCCAGAAAGAAGACAATGACTGA